One Desulforegula conservatrix Mb1Pa genomic window, GTAATATTACCGTTGGAATTTGGATTATCACTTTCTCAGACAGCAATGATTTTAGGCGTTTCTGTCGGATGGGTATGTCGTTTAAGAAGACAGTTTATCAATAAAATCCCAGCAAAGAAAGAGCACGGAGGCCGCAGAAGGG contains:
- a CDS encoding helix-turn-helix domain-containing protein encodes the protein MARKASGIEILDQAKEILSKAKTVNELRRAQAVILPLEFGLSLSQTAMILGVSVGWVCRLRRQFINKIPAKKEHGGRRR